Proteins encoded in a region of the Brevefilum fermentans genome:
- a CDS encoding O-antigen ligase family protein, giving the protein MNNLKYQLQSSLPQLSAHPRFGPISKSIKILLMVLLHILLALTMRSYKLVSTLHAMVVLAIGVYTALTSEDIKKIIPIIGYITGAEVLWRMTKAGVFWEFGKYATIAILILALLKMGKIKRAGLPLLFFIVLIPSVALTVGAFGWSERARELISFNLSGPLATSVCILFFSQIKAALNENKNWVWPTVYPIIGVLTLAIFSTITATTINFGGESVFVTSGGFGPNQVSAVLGLGALLLVLLTVTDDQREGRFLAMGLALVLLVQSFLTFSRGGLYNFAIALIISIFHLLAKPNRFVRSIFTLSLLLLLMIAFILPQLEQLTGGMLSKRFSDTDVSSRKALVKADFQIFSENPTFGVGPGMAMYFRRGTVFAAAHTEFSRILAEHGSGGVLALFILMLLLLRSFFKTPDAVSRAWVVGLATWSLVEMGHAAMRIVAISFLLGWAMITWEKTENTTMVDQAKKTSLPLNK; this is encoded by the coding sequence ATGAACAACCTTAAATATCAACTCCAATCGAGTCTTCCACAGCTTTCTGCTCACCCTCGCTTTGGTCCAATCAGCAAATCAATAAAAATATTGCTCATGGTGCTCCTGCACATCCTGTTGGCCTTAACGATGCGAAGTTACAAGCTGGTGTCTACGCTGCATGCTATGGTAGTTCTTGCGATTGGTGTCTACACAGCACTGACCTCAGAGGATATTAAGAAAATAATTCCAATCATAGGATATATCACTGGGGCAGAAGTGCTGTGGCGGATGACAAAAGCAGGTGTTTTCTGGGAGTTTGGAAAATATGCTACAATCGCCATTTTAATTCTTGCACTACTGAAGATGGGCAAAATAAAAAGAGCAGGTTTACCCTTGCTATTCTTCATCGTGCTCATCCCCTCTGTAGCTCTGACCGTTGGCGCTTTTGGGTGGAGTGAACGTGCCCGGGAATTAATCAGCTTTAATCTATCTGGTCCTTTGGCTACTAGTGTATGTATTCTTTTTTTCAGTCAAATTAAAGCTGCCCTCAATGAGAATAAAAACTGGGTTTGGCCTACGGTCTATCCCATTATTGGTGTCTTAACCCTGGCCATTTTCAGCACCATTACCGCCACGACAATTAATTTTGGCGGTGAATCGGTATTCGTCACCAGCGGCGGCTTTGGGCCTAACCAGGTTTCAGCCGTTTTAGGTTTAGGAGCCTTACTTCTGGTGTTGTTAACGGTTACTGATGACCAAAGAGAAGGGCGTTTTTTGGCAATGGGGTTGGCTCTGGTTTTACTTGTGCAAAGTTTCCTCACTTTTTCACGCGGGGGTTTATACAATTTTGCAATTGCGTTAATTATTTCAATTTTTCACCTTTTAGCAAAACCCAATCGATTTGTCAGGAGCATTTTCACCCTTTCATTGTTGCTTCTGCTGATGATAGCGTTTATCCTTCCCCAATTGGAACAATTGACCGGGGGAATGTTAAGTAAAAGATTTTCTGATACTGACGTATCATCGCGTAAAGCTCTTGTTAAGGCTGATTTTCAAATATTTTCAGAAAATCCAACCTTCGGTGTCGGCCCCGGGATGGCAATGTATTTCAGAAGAGGAACAGTATTCGCCGCGGCGCACACTGAATTTTCACGTATTTTGGCTGAACATGGAAGTGGTGGGGTTTTAGCGCTGTTTATCCTGATGCTTTTATTATTGCGAAGTTTTTTCAAAACTCCCGATGCCGTCTCACGCGCCTGGGTCGTGGGATTGGCAACTTGGTCATTGGTTGAAATGGGACATGCTGCCATGCGAATTGTGGCGATCTCTTTTTTGTTAGGGTGGGCTATGATAACCTGGGAGAAAACTGAAAATACCACAATGGTTGATCAAGCCAAGAAAACGTCGCTGCCTCTAAACAAGTAA
- a CDS encoding glycosyltransferase, with translation MREIDQLGSLFSEIRHLAPLHTGSPPESALPYHSRNVHFVGVKPAGGEKLRDKLDIIRHIPNWMAAMRVEMRQADAIHIRCPAGISLIALLVCRLWGRGKPVWVKYAGNWQPPAHEELSYKFQRWLLSRKYLHHMVTVNGRWPDQPGHVISFINPSFSLEDYEISYEIAQEKSLKEPIQILFVGRLETEKGVDHLINVASKLKSKGIFFLVYLIGDSKERKQFESLVTQLDLQDLLVFTGWISKNDVKKYYEQAHFILHPSIASEGWPKVLSEAMAYGVVPLASTVSCIPQILGETGSGLALPAKDTDAYVKAILGYTQDPRAWKQVSKNAIMAAREFTYEKYLSDVINMFSQSWQIDLEHEQP, from the coding sequence GTGCGTGAAATTGACCAATTGGGGAGCTTATTCAGTGAAATTCGGCACCTGGCACCCCTGCATACTGGTTCACCACCAGAAAGCGCTTTACCCTATCACTCTCGAAATGTACATTTTGTGGGAGTTAAACCCGCTGGCGGAGAGAAGCTTCGGGATAAGCTGGACATCATCAGACACATCCCAAACTGGATGGCTGCAATGCGTGTTGAAATGCGCCAGGCGGATGCGATTCATATTCGCTGCCCGGCAGGGATTAGCTTAATTGCATTATTGGTTTGTCGCTTGTGGGGCAGGGGCAAGCCCGTGTGGGTTAAATATGCCGGGAATTGGCAGCCGCCTGCACATGAAGAATTGTCCTATAAATTCCAACGTTGGTTATTAAGTCGTAAATACTTGCACCATATGGTTACAGTGAATGGCCGTTGGCCTGATCAACCCGGTCACGTAATTTCCTTTATTAATCCATCCTTTTCTTTGGAAGATTACGAGATTTCATATGAAATCGCACAAGAAAAATCATTGAAGGAGCCTATTCAAATACTTTTTGTCGGACGATTAGAAACTGAAAAAGGCGTTGACCATTTGATTAATGTTGCCAGTAAATTAAAAAGTAAGGGAATTTTCTTCTTAGTTTATTTAATTGGGGATAGTAAAGAAAGAAAACAATTTGAAAGTTTGGTGACTCAATTAGACCTCCAGGATCTTCTTGTTTTCACGGGTTGGATCTCGAAAAATGACGTTAAAAAATATTATGAACAAGCACATTTCATTTTGCACCCCTCAATAGCATCGGAAGGTTGGCCTAAGGTCCTCAGTGAAGCCATGGCATATGGTGTTGTCCCCCTTGCCAGCACCGTTTCCTGCATACCCCAAATTCTGGGCGAGACCGGATCAGGTCTTGCACTTCCAGCCAAAGACACGGATGCTTACGTTAAGGCAATTTTGGGTTATACTCAAGACCCACGCGCTTGGAAACAAGTTAGCAAAAATGCTATTATGGCGGCACGTGAGTTTACTTATGAGAAATACCTATCTGATGTTATTAATATGTTCTCCCAATCCTGGCAGATAGATCTGGAACATGAACAACCTTAA